The genomic region attactaTGGATCATAAACATGAAAACAGAATTTTCTCTAAATTGAATTATGGTAACAAGTTATgcataacattaaataaattaatacaagACATAAATACAtagacaaataattaaaaagtaacatgaaatgaaatgaacatattataaataaatgggTATGATAAATAAAGTCCCAACttatgcaatatatatatataaagattaaattttaaatttaaacgtAGTATAGAGAccgaaacaaaaatttaattatatttatataatttaaaaataaagtgatgaaaatataaattaaaccattttattaataatataagaaaagtAAACTTACCCATTAAAAATAGGGAAAAGCCATGCCCTAAAAGGAAAACCAATGAGAGCTAACAACACGTGTCAAAAGGAGAAGCATGTTTTAcattacttttatatattatcaattgatatATATTGATATTGATGGAATTTAATGtatcattttaactttattgatattttaaaataggtTTAAATATGACTAAATTCCCAAAATTTCAGTCCTTCAACTTTTATTTCCTAAATTTGATCCCAAATCTAATCCCTCAATTTATctgattttgaaaatcaaaattcatttaataacaccgttgatgaaattttacaaatatactcaaatttagtaaaaattttgataacacatatttaaatttaataaaagttaattaataattttatgaattgaattttaattttaaatataaaagattaaattttaaaattaaaattaaagagactaatctttaaattttcaaagaatCGAGAGCataattaaatctttttaaataattttcatatagaCATGCAAtaacttattaattaatataaaatttaaaattattaattaatccaataacttaatgtaaaaattatattatatttttaaaatgtaattataaaagtataaaacattttaaaaactgaattaaaatatcaaaatcaagtAGTGGTTGGTCGGTGCGTACCTATATAGGATGGTATTAAAGGAAACAAACCAAAGCACGTCGAAACACAacaaattttttacaaaaacaaaaaacttaaCCTACttgattcaaatttaaacttgacACCATACATATAGACATGCACAGCCAATAGGATACAATACCGACACATAAAACCAATACTGATACGATACCGACACCAATGATGATATCATCTCTCAATTAGAGACTCTATTATTAgcaaatattacaaataaaagCAAGAATTCCAAAATGAAAGATACATTTTTGACTAATTAACTTCTAAAGGGTGTAATTGAAGTATCGGTGCTTTTGATCCGAAAAATTTgaactcaatttaataattatcgaGTTAAACTTATGTAACTCGAGCTATTAATCAAATCGAATTCAAGCATCGCAACACTCAATTCGAACAACTCACGAGCTTAATtgaacttttcattttaatatttgtatattaataaattacatttttacccttattatatagAAAAAACTAAAGTACGAAGGAGCTTGAGCTTGAAAAAAAAGGAGTTTAATCGAACTCGAGTAGCTCGATTAAGTCTCAAGTCAAACTCGAGCTTAAAAATTGATGTTCGATTGAGCTCTTTCAAATCAAACTCGACCTAACCACTATTTAGATTCAACTCAGATTACACCCATATTCTCAAATCCGTGACCTCCATGAACTTGTCGAAAGTATGCATGTCATTTCAACTTAATACTACATTATTAATGAAATTCTATTTACCAAAAACAAGAAccttttcataattcaactGAGTTATAAACCTACAGGAATCACAAAGGATTCATTATTACTGCACGAACTAGCAAAAAAAAGCACCAAAGgttcattaaaaaaaatgtaatcaTCAAAGCAGTTGGAAGAAAAGCTATTCTGTTCTAACACTAACCTTTCACGATGACTTTAACCATCTCCAAATGATATCAGGTACTTGAATTCAGAAACTGCTCGTAGGTTGACCCGTTTTCCACAAACACCTTCACCATTGCATCGATCATCTTCGTCATTGTTCTTTTAAATCTCTCGGAGCTACTGTTTTCGGTTTTAATAGGGTCTGGTACGCAATCTTTAACCAGAACGGAGCCGATAGCAGCACCCTCTTTATATGCTTCACAAGCCATGATAATGTCACGTGCACGGGTGCGAAAATGACCGGCGACAAAGTCCTCGAAATGCTGTTTCGGGAAACATGGCTCTAATTAGATCAGAatgtatgtaaaatttacaTAACACCGTGCATACAAAGAAGACCTGATTTTGTGTCACTTCTGCTAATTGGCAAATGGAAAAACAGAGCAATCCCAGATAAACAAACAGTTAAATGCTTGTTCGAAACAAATAGATCGATAGCCAGCATACGAACTCCGTGAAAGGGATGACAATAGAATCCCAGATAAACAAACTTCATGAAGTGAACTGaactgaaatgaaatgaaatgatacCTGCGGCGGTCTTCTTAGAGTGTAAATCATTGTCTTCAAGGATAGAGCAAATGCATCCTCATTGTACTTCCTGGACCTCTTTTCACCTTCGGCCCCAACATACGACATCTCGAAACCAGGCTCGTTAAAGAAGGGTTTAGCATTCAGAATCAGGGCTTGTATGGAAACCAAAACTTGTAGCATGGTTGATTGGCCTGGAACCCACATCTCAGTCTCTTCACCATGCCAAGTGCCCAAAAGGCTTAGGCATACTTTACCACAGCTATACAAATTTGGATTTAACCGGAGACCGCCGGAATAGAAATAAACCATCTGATCAGAAATTCCGGATATACATTAGACATGCTAAAATACGCATGTACATTATAATACCCTAATAAGTGCATAGTAGGGAAAAACACAACGTATGCAAAATGAACATACCGGTGGCTCATTAGGATATTTTGGAGGGAAGAAAcaatcaaagaagaaaaggcCATCATGGTATGGAGTACCAGAAGGTCCCATAATGACAGCTCTTAAAAGACCCATATTTGCTTCACAAACTCTCGCATATATTGTTTCTGTGGAAGCACGGAGAAAGCGGACGagtcattttaaacaaaatattaccAGGAGATAGAAGCAAAAAGTAgcaattttctaacttttataaTCATGGAATGCATTTTCAAAAGGGAACGGAATAACAAGAAGCCATCCTACAAAGTTTTAGATGCATAACGTTTAAAATGTCATTCAGCTTAGGAACTTGCACAGTTTTGGACTTTTGATAGTTAAGACTTGATTCTATATAGTTAGTATCACAAAGACACCATATATCACAAACACATTCATAAGAACTCACCTGGTAAGCCACTCTCCAGAATTTTCCACTCCTCTTGAATTCGCTTTGCATACTCCTTTGGATACTATTCAATAAGTGCAAAGATCAAATTATATAAGTAGTGACAATTTAGCATGACAGAGAAACAAGATGCAACCTCACCGTCTGTCCCGATGAGGTCAAGTTGCAGTAACGATGGCTTGAGAAAACATCCACAACATCAAAATGTTTGAAACTTCGAAAATTTTGCATTATGTGttcttcatttccttttttctgTTCAAACCCTGACTCCCTTGGGACCATTACAGTACTGGTAGAAGCTGACTTCAGTCCATCATTAACATCTAATATTGCTTCATTCTTGATTCCAAGTAGGTTAAAGGAAGCTGCGACAGCCTTGAGTTGTTGTTGCATATCTTCAATTAAAGAAGAGTCTTTCAACAAGTTAAGTGAAGCCTCCACCCCCGGAGAAAGATCCACATTATCAAAATGGGATTGCATAATCCAGTAATCATCTTCATATAAGAATTCATGATTATCGCAATCATCAGAAACATCATCAGTGTAGTCATCATAATGCCCATCATCATAATTATATGACAAGTCAAACTCATAATTATCTTCGGACCCTGCTAAACTAACAGTATCTCCATGATCACTGCCTGAAGCATCCTGAAAAAAAGGGGAAGTACATTCAATTAAAGGGAACTTgatgatatataaataaaaagcaaTGCTAACTGCTAAGGTAGCATGTTGCTTTCAAAAGTTGCAACCAAACACCTCCAATTGGTCTTCCCACTTCTTATCATAGCATATTATATTCTTTCCCTTGCTGTCCATGCTGGTTTTCTCAGAACCAACCGAAACCATCGTCggattttcaatttctttgatATCCATTTCATCACAAAGAAGTACCTAAGAACAAGATCGTTTCCTCAGCAAACAAATCGAACTACAAAAATAACGGTCGCGTCGGGAAACATAACAGCACCATAAGCTTACTCTATTCATGTATACATTTAAGTATGGGAGATGCTCTAATTAATTCCTATATATGTAGCTGTGAAACAAATATTCAACTGCTCTGGAGAACAAAGGTAAAACAGATACTTAAAAACATGAACCACAAACCCTGCTTACGTAATGCTAGACTTAAAGCATAACAAGAAGTTTCTACTTTAGCCTTTTTGGGTactaaaatggagaaaaaaaaactaaacattccaaaaaaaaaaaggaaactaaGCTATGATAAGCTAAATCGCTAATGCATAAAATAGAATCACTTAAAccaaaaacagaaagaaaacgAAGAAGCTAATTTCTTGTTCTTTAACATCAAATGTTGTAATTCTTTGAACATATTATTATCagatgcatatacatatatacaaatctGAGTACGAGTAACATAACATGGATACGATGAAGCATTGCACGAAATAGAACGCgcaaaacagaataataaaacaaaatcgaAGTAGAAATCATTTTCTCAACGGGTGATATGCttatttgcatttcttttttcatataattctaGAATTTTCCTATCAACCAAACAGAGACTTAAAAAGAATCCATTATGATATAATACTCTTTAAGAATTGCATAAGAAGCTAAGTTAGTAAACGAGATAGTGACAAACAAAcagaaaaacacaaaattccgATCAAAAAccgaaaatcaaaagaaaaataaaaaacaacacaTTGATTAAAAACAGCGAAACAAGCTTCGATCTACTAAAAAAATACacttaaaatcaaacaaaaaagcACGCAAagtcccaaaaaaaaaaataaagattttgtttttttttctttttgaaaatgagGGAAAAGGAATATAACCTGCGCTTGCTTGAGTCGCTTTAGAGAGATATCGTCCcataaaaaagaatgaaataaaatatttagagcGAGAAATCCGTACGTGATTTTATTTCAAGGATTACCagtataacaatttttttacaattataagGGTTAATTTTACTGAAAGTCCTTTAGCTAACACTCAGATTCCAAATTGGTCCTTGAATTTCAAGATGTTGTGATCAAGTCCTAAGAGTATCAGTACTGTATTAATCGAGTCTTTTATTAGCATAATCGTTAGCTTAAGTGTTAAATGTAATTTGAATATGACCTAAAACACATTgatcaatttataaatttattgtatgAATAGTATGGAGGAATTTTGCCAACCCCAACCCAACCTTGACTCTTAAAAACAATTCATTCTGAAATTAAACCTGAAATTTAATAGGAGATTCG from Gossypium raimondii isolate GPD5lz chromosome 1, ASM2569854v1, whole genome shotgun sequence harbors:
- the LOC105774065 gene encoding putative ubiquitin-conjugating enzyme E2 38, with amino-acid sequence MDIKEIENPTMVSVGSEKTSMDSKGKNIICYDKKWEDQLEDASGSDHGDTVSLAGSEDNYEFDLSYNYDDGHYDDYTDDVSDDCDNHEFLYEDDYWIMQSHFDNVDLSPGVEASLNLLKDSSLIEDMQQQLKAVAASFNLLGIKNEAILDVNDGLKSASTSTVMVPRESGFEQKKGNEEHIMQNFRSFKHFDVVDVFSSHRYCNLTSSGQTYPKEYAKRIQEEWKILESGLPETIYARVCEANMGLLRAVIMGPSGTPYHDGLFFFDCFFPPKYPNEPPMVYFYSGGLRLNPNLYSCGKVCLSLLGTWHGEETEMWVPGQSTMLQVLVSIQALILNAKPFFNEPGFEMSYVGAEGEKRSRKYNEDAFALSLKTMIYTLRRPPQHFEDFVAGHFRTRARDIIMACEAYKEGAAIGSVLVKDCVPDPIKTENSSSERFKRTMTKMIDAMVKVFVENGSTYEQFLNSST